The genomic stretch TGGGCCTCCTCGCGGGCTTCCTGGGCCGCTGGGTGGATACCGCCATCAGCCGCTTCATCGAGGTCATGCTGTCCATTCCCGAACTGCCCCTGCAGCTGACCATCAGCGGCCTGTTCGCCGTGAGTGACGTTCCGGCCATCGCGGCGCTGCGGCAGAACCCGAACTCCAGCGTGTTCATCATCGTCGGGATCTTCACCTTCTTCGGCTGGATGGGCACCGCCCGGCTCGTGCGTGGCGAGGTCCTGAAACTCAAGAACCTAGAGTACGTGGACGCCGCCCGCGCCCTGGGCGCGAACAGTCCCCGCATCATGTTCCGCCACCTCGTTCCGAATGTCGTCGCGGTGATCATCGTGAACGGCACACTGGCCGTCGGCGGCGCCATCCTCGGCGAGGCGGCGCTGTCCTTCCTGGGCTTCGGCATCCAGCCGCCCGTCAGCACCTGGGGCAACATGCTCTCCAACGCGAACGAGGTCGTGCTGGAACACCCGTTCATCGCGGTGTACCCGGGGCTGGCGATCCTGATCACCGTGCTGGCCTTCAACTTCCTGGGGGACGGTCTGCGCGACGCCTTCGACCCCAAGAGCCGCCTGTAATTCACGGTCCGCTGCCCTGCCCCCGCTCCGGCGGGGGTTTTTCCATTTATTGCCCGTCCGGTCGCGTATCCTACAGGTGTGATACGGCTTCCGTCTGTTCCGTCAGCCACCCGGAACAACACCGGGTGGCTCACTCCACGCCCGGAACCCGCTCTTCTCTTTCTCGCATCCGCTCGGGCCCGGCGGGTTGTGCAAACCGCCGGGCCGGAGTCTGCATGATCGTGCTCGGCATCGACCCTGGACTTGCGAACCTCGGCCTGGGGCTGGTGGAGGGCGACGTGCGCAAGGCCCGCCACCTGTACCACGTGTGCCTGACCACCGAGAGCGCCTGGATCATGCCGCGCCGCCTCCAGTACATCCACGAAGAGGTCAGCCGCCTGCTGGCCGAGTACCGCCCGGACGCTGTGGCCATCGAGGACCAGATCCTGCGCAAGCAGGCGGACGTGGCGTTCAAGGTCGGGCAGGCGTTCGGCGTGGTGCAGCTGGCCTGCGCGCAGGCGGGCGTGCCGGTGCATACCTACGGCCCCATGCAGGTCAAGCGTTCGCTGGTCGGCACGGGCCGCGCCGAGAAGGAACAGGTCATCTACATGGTCAAGGCCAGCCTGGGCGTGCGCGAACTGTTCAACAACCACGCGGCGGACGCGCTGGCGCTGGCCCTGACGCACCTGGCGAGCGCGCCCATGCAGGCCCGCGCGGCCGGACTGGCTCTGCGCTGACGGGCATGACCCTGTTCCTGGCGCTGCTGCTGTCGGTCACGCTGACCTTCGCGTGGCTGTGGTTCTTCGTGCGGCGCGACCGGCACCCGGAACCGCTGTGGCTGCTGGCGCGCACGTTCGCCTGGGGCATGCTCGCCTGGGTGATCTCGGCGGCGCTGGGCGCCAGCCTGGGGGGCCTGACCGCGTCACCGCTGCCGCTCGTAGCCGTGCTGGTGGTGCTCCTGACCGCGCTGATCGAGGAAGGCTTCAAGTTCGTGGCCGCCACGACGGCCATCACCGAACTGTCCTTCGATGAACCGATGGACGGTCTGATCTACGCGGTGACGGCCGCGCTGGGCTTCGCGTTCATGGAGAACGTCACGTACACCCTGGGCTTCGGCTCGGGTGCGGGCGCGTGGCACGCGGTGTTGGCCACGCTGGCGCATGCGCTGTTCAGCGCCCCGCAGGGCTACGCGCTGGGTGGCCTGCACTGGCAGCAGGGGAGGGCCTGGGTGGTGCAGGGCCTGCTGATCAGCGTGGCACTGCACGCCGTGTTCAACGGCCTGCTGGGGGGCGGGGGCGGCTGGCTGCACCTGCTGCTGCTGGGCGCCGTGGTCCTGATGATGGTGGGTCTCGCCACCCGCTATTACCTTGCCTTCGAGGCGCACGCCCGCGAGCACGGTCCCAGCGAGTATTTCCTGTTCGAGCAGGCGCAACGCCGGCGCTAGCTCGCCCTACAGGGTGTCGTGCGCGGTCTGCCCCGGTACCCAGTGCTTCCCGTCCTCGTCGCCCTCGTGCTTCCAGACGGGAACGTGCACCTTCAGGT from Deinococcus soli (ex Cha et al. 2016) encodes the following:
- a CDS encoding ABC transporter permease — protein: MTTMPVSTSAPAKSRSTMQIAMRRLRRHKAAMASLIVIAALILIAVFAPLIAPYDPNAQDLAGIYAPPSAQHVLGQDSLGRDLLSRIIYGSRVSLIVGFTVALFSVALGTLMGLLAGFLGRWVDTAISRFIEVMLSIPELPLQLTISGLFAVSDVPAIAALRQNPNSSVFIIVGIFTFFGWMGTARLVRGEVLKLKNLEYVDAARALGANSPRIMFRHLVPNVVAVIIVNGTLAVGGAILGEAALSFLGFGIQPPVSTWGNMLSNANEVVLEHPFIAVYPGLAILITVLAFNFLGDGLRDAFDPKSRL
- the ruvC gene encoding crossover junction endodeoxyribonuclease RuvC, coding for MIVLGIDPGLANLGLGLVEGDVRKARHLYHVCLTTESAWIMPRRLQYIHEEVSRLLAEYRPDAVAIEDQILRKQADVAFKVGQAFGVVQLACAQAGVPVHTYGPMQVKRSLVGTGRAEKEQVIYMVKASLGVRELFNNHAADALALALTHLASAPMQARAAGLALR
- a CDS encoding PrsW family intramembrane metalloprotease codes for the protein MTLFLALLLSVTLTFAWLWFFVRRDRHPEPLWLLARTFAWGMLAWVISAALGASLGGLTASPLPLVAVLVVLLTALIEEGFKFVAATTAITELSFDEPMDGLIYAVTAALGFAFMENVTYTLGFGSGAGAWHAVLATLAHALFSAPQGYALGGLHWQQGRAWVVQGLLISVALHAVFNGLLGGGGGWLHLLLLGAVVLMMVGLATRYYLAFEAHAREHGPSEYFLFEQAQRRR